The following are from one region of the Patagioenas fasciata isolate bPatFas1 chromosome 14, bPatFas1.hap1, whole genome shotgun sequence genome:
- the LECT2 gene encoding leukocyte cell-derived chemotaxin-2, with protein sequence MKMHKVTAVILLIAISSATAARWAKICSGQPANKIRGCDSQGCGRYDDPRGGRKHKGVDVVCEDGAVVFAPFTGTIERQVRPYGNGNAIDNGVQLSGSGFCIQMFYIKPVKHSGPIKKGEKIGVLLPMQSVYRGITSHVHIQNCDLTDPTPNL encoded by the exons ATGAAAATGCATAAAGTCACAGCAGTCATCCTCTTGATTGCCATCTCCAGTG ctACTGCAGCACGATGGGCAAAAATCTGCTCAGGTCAACCTGCAAACAAAATCAGAGGCTGCGACTCCCAGGGCTGCGGCAGATACGACGACCCCAG AGGAGGGAGGAAGCACAAGGGGGTGGACGTGGTGTGCGAGGACGGCGCCGTGGTGTTCGCACCCTTCACGGGGACCATCGAGAGGCAGGTCAGGCCCTACGGAAATGGCAACGCCATTGACAATGGAGTCCAGCTGTCGGGATCAG GATTCTGCATTCAGATGTTTTACATCAAACCAGTCAAGCACAGCGGCCCCATCAAGAAGGGAGAGAAAATCGGCGTCCTGCTGCCCATGCAAAGCGTCTACCGAGGAATTACGTCCCACGTTCACATCCAGAACTGTGACTTAACAGATCCTACTCCCAACCTGTAA